Within the Streptomyces sp. R41 genome, the region GGGCGTTGTGCTCACCGACCGCGACGGTCGCGATCAACCCCTCGTCGCCGCGTACCGCGTGGAGGCCCTGCGCCGTGAGCTGGCCGTTCTCGCCGCCGCCCACGGCGGACTCACCGGGCTGCCGCTGCGGCGGCTCATCGCCGCGCTCGACCTCACCCGCATCTCCGACCCCGTCGCGTCCTTCGACTGCGACACCTGGGACGACATCGCCGCCGCCCGGGCACGTATCAGGGAGCATGGGCACGTGTTGGATGAATGGATTTCCGCAGTCAAGGACGAGCTGGGCCTCGACCTGGACGTCGACACCGGCGTCCTGCTCGACCTGGCCCGCGACGCCGCTCACGGGGTGGCGCGGCCTGCCGCGCCGCTGACCACGTTCCTCGTGGGGTACGCGGCCGCGCGCGCCGGCGGGGGCCCGGAAGCCGTGGCCGAGGCCGCCCGCAAGGCCGCGGCGCTTGCGCTCCGCTGGGCCGACGAGGACGCCCCCGACGCCAAGCCGGACGCCGGAAGTGCCCCCCAAGCCGAGCCGGACGCAGGATGACGCCCGCCCACTCCACCCGGGACAGTCAGGACGCCGACGATCTCGACGTCGAGGAGGCGCTCGCCCTGGTCAAGGAAGACGGCGCGCCCGCCCCCGAGGGCCGTTCGGTGCCCGCGCCCGCCCCCGGCGCCGAGCGGCCCGGACGAGGGGCCGCGCACGCCCATCACCAGGCCACCCCCTGGCCCGAGGCCCGCGCCGTCGCCGAGCGAGCCGCCCGGTCCGTGCCGCGTCGGGCCCCCGTTTCCGTACCCCTCGACGCCTCCCTCGGCCTTGTCCTCGCCGCCCCCCTCACCGCGCTCACGGACCTGCCCTCCTTCGACACCTCCGCGATGGACGGCTGGGCGGTCGCGGGACCCGGGCCCTGGGAGGTACGGGAGGAAGGCGTGCTCGCCGGGCACGCGGAGCCGGAGGCGCTCACCGACGGCGAGGCCGCGCGTATCGCCACCGGGGCGAGAATCCCGCAGGACGTCACCGCCGTACTGCGCAGTGAGCACGGGCGGATCGACGACAAGGGGCGGCTGCACGCGACCCGGGACGTCGTGCACGGGCAGGACATCCGCCCGCGCGCCCAGGAGTGCCGCAGCGGTGATCAGCTGCTGCCGGTCGGCGTGCTGGTCACGCCCGCCGTGCTGGGCCTCGCCGCGGCCGCCGGGTACGACACGCTCGCCACCGTCCCCCGTCCGCGCGTCGAAGTCCTCGTGCTCGGCGACGAGTTGCTCACCGAGGGACTGCCCCAGGAGGGGCTCATCCGGGACGCGCTCGGCCCGATGCTGCCGCCGTGGCTGCGCGCGCTCGGCGCCGAGGTCGTCGCGGTGCGCAGGCTCGGCGACGACGCCAAGGTGCTGCACAAGGCGATCACCGGCTCGGACGCCGACCTGATCGTCACCACCGGCGGTACCGCGGCGGGTCCCGTCGACCACGTCCACCCCACCCTGAACCGTATCGGCGCCGAACTTCTCGTGGACGGCGTGAAGGTGCGCCCCGGGCACCCGATGCTCCTGGCCCGCACCAAGGAGAACCAGCACCTCGTCGGTCTGCCCGGCAACCCGCTGGCCGCCGTCTCCGGCCTGCTCACGCTCGCCGAGCCCCTGCTGCGCACCCTCGCCGCACGCACGGCCCCGGAGCCGTACACGCTGCCCCTCCAGGACGCGGTGCACGGGCACCCGCACGACACCCGGCTCGTTCCCGTGGTGCTGCGCGCCGACCGGGCCGTGCCGCTGCACTACAACGGTCCGGCGATGCTGCGTGGCATCGCGGCGTCCGACGCCCTCGTGGTCGTACCGCCGGGGGGCGCACGGGCCGGTCAGGAGCTGGAACTCCTCGACCTCCCGTGGGCCACCGCCGGGATCGACGTGTGCTTCACATGAGCGCGGACAGGCCGCGACTTGCATGAATCCAAGCGGGGGCGCGGTTCACATGGATCCAATCGGGGTGCGGTTCACATGAATCGGAACGGGGTGTGTTTCACGTGAAACTTCCGGGCCATGACGCGATCGCCCGCCAAGCGGACGAGCATCTCGTGACCCATCGGGTGAAACTCCCGAGGAAGGTCGTGGAACGCCCGATCCGTCAGGTCCTCAAACGGGTGGCGATGGCACTGCTGGTGCTCGTCGCCACCGCGCTCATCGTCTGGGCCGACAGCGATGGCTACAACGACAACTCGGACGGCACGGTCGACCCGCTCGACGCCTTCTACTACGCGACCGTCACCCTCTCCACCACCGGATACGGCGACATCACCCCGGTCAGCGATGCCGCCCGGCTCACCAACATCTTCGTCATCACGCCGCTGCGCGTGCTGTTCCTGATCATCCTGGTCGGCACCACGCTCGAGGTCCTCACGGAACGCACCCGGGAGGAGTGGCGGCTGAACCGCTGGAGGGCGGCCTTGAGGGATCACACCGTCGTTGTCGGCTTCGGGACCAAGGGCCGGTCGGCCATCGAGACCGTCTGCGCGACCGGGCTGAAGAAGGAGCAGGTCGTGGTCGTCGATCCCAGCTCCAAGGTCGTCGACGCGGCAACGGCCGAAGGGTATGCGGGGGTCGTCGGGGACGCGACGCGCAGCGATGTGCTGGTAAGGGCGGAGGTCCGCAGGGCCCGGCAGATCATCATCGCCACGCAGCGGGACGACACCGCCGTACTGGTCACACTCACCGCCCGCCAGCTCAACCGTGCGGCGAAGATCGTCGCCGCCGTACGGGAGGAGGAGAACGCGCCGCTGCTCAAGCAGTCCGGCGCCGACGCCGTCATCACCAGCGCCAGCGCCGCCGGCCGACTGCTCGGGCTCTCCGTGCTCAGCCCCGCCGCGGGCATGGTCATGGAGGACCTCATCCAGCAGGGCAGCGGGCTCGACATCGTCGAACGGCCGGTCATAAAGGCCGAGGTCGGCAAGGGCGTACGCGAGACGGACGACCTGGTGGTGAGTGTCGTACGAGGACACCGGGTCCTCGGCTACGACGATCCGGCCGTCGGGACGATCCAGCTGACGGACCGCCTCATCACGATCGTGCGGGCGACACCGGGCACGCAGGTGGCGCCCCACATGCGACCGCTTCCTCAGGACTAACTAAGGCCTGTCCGGCGGATCATGCCGGAGACACCCCGGCCGGGGCCGAGGAGTAGCGTCCCCCTCATGTACGCGATCACGATTCCAGAACCTGGTGGGCCCGAGGCGCTGGTGTGGGACGAGGTCCCGGATCCGGTGCCCGCCGAGGGCGAAGTGCTGGTCGAGGTGGTGGCCAGCGCCGTCAACCGCGCCGACCTGCTGCAGCGGCAGGGCCTCTACAACCCGCCGCCCGGCGCGTCCCCGTACCCCGGGCTCGAATGCTCGGGGCGCATCGTCGAGATCGGTCCCGGTGTGTCCGGGTGGGCGGTCGGTGACGAGGTGTGTGCGCTGCTCGCGGGCGGTGGATACGCCGAGAAGGTCGCCGTTCCGGCCGGGCAGCTGCTGCCCGTGCCGACGGGCCTGGACGCCAGGCAGGCGGCCGCGCTGCCCGAGGTGACCTGCACCGTCTGGTCCAACGTGTTCATGGTGTCCCACCTGCGCCCGGGCGAGACCCTGCTCGTGCACGGTGGCTCCAGCGGCATCGGCACCATGGCGATCCAGCTGGCCAAGGCCGTCGGCGCGAAGGTCGCGGTCACGGCTGGCAGCAAGGAGAAGCTCGACTTCTGCGCCGAGCTGGGCGCGGACATCCTGATCAACTACCGCGAGCAGGACTTCGTCGAGGAGATCAAGCAGGCCACGGACGGCGCCGGCGCCGATGTCATCCTCGACAACATGGGCGCCAAGTACCTGGACCGGAACGTGCGCGCCCTCGCCGTCAACGGGCGGCTCGCGATCATCGGCATGCAGGGCGGAATCAAGGCCGAGCTGAACATCGCCACTCTCCTCAACAAGCGTGCCGCCATCAGTGCGACCTCCCTGCGCGCCCGCCCGCTCGGCGAGAAGGCGGCGATCGTCGCTGCCGTACGCGAGCACGTGTGGCCGCTGATCGACTCCGGCCACGTACGCCCGATCATCGACCGCGAGCTCCCGATGAGCGACGCTGCGGCGGCGCACCGGGTCCTGGAGGAGAGCGGCCACATCGGCAAGGTGCTGCTCGTCGCTCCCTGACGAGCGCGCTGCCCGCGCGGCGCCGTACGCCTTCAGCGGCGCCGCACACGCAGGGCGAGGAAGGCCAGCCCGAGGCCCAGTCCCATCAGGATCAGTCCACTTCCGAGGGGCAGGATCTGGAGAACCGGTTCAGGGGTGTGCGCCGGGCCGACCACGTTCTGCTGGACGGGGATGACCGCGCCCCTGGACGGCTCGGGGGCGGCGCTGGCCTCCGGGCGGTCCGGGTCGGCGGCGGCGTCCGTCGGCTCCGCGTCCTCGGTGTCGGGGTCGTCCGGCGTCGTGGGCACCGCGCGCCCCGGCCGGACGCGTCCCTCACCCGCGACGCTCCCCGCGCGGGAGGCGTCGGCGGACGGGGCGGGCTCGGCGGCGTACGACAGTGGTACGGCGCCGGTCATGAGGACGAGCAGCAGTC harbors:
- a CDS encoding NAD(P)H-quinone oxidoreductase, which codes for MYAITIPEPGGPEALVWDEVPDPVPAEGEVLVEVVASAVNRADLLQRQGLYNPPPGASPYPGLECSGRIVEIGPGVSGWAVGDEVCALLAGGGYAEKVAVPAGQLLPVPTGLDARQAAALPEVTCTVWSNVFMVSHLRPGETLLVHGGSSGIGTMAIQLAKAVGAKVAVTAGSKEKLDFCAELGADILINYREQDFVEEIKQATDGAGADVILDNMGAKYLDRNVRALAVNGRLAIIGMQGGIKAELNIATLLNKRAAISATSLRARPLGEKAAIVAAVREHVWPLIDSGHVRPIIDRELPMSDAAAAHRVLEESGHIGKVLLVAP
- a CDS encoding molybdopterin molybdotransferase MoeA, producing MTPAHSTRDSQDADDLDVEEALALVKEDGAPAPEGRSVPAPAPGAERPGRGAAHAHHQATPWPEARAVAERAARSVPRRAPVSVPLDASLGLVLAAPLTALTDLPSFDTSAMDGWAVAGPGPWEVREEGVLAGHAEPEALTDGEAARIATGARIPQDVTAVLRSEHGRIDDKGRLHATRDVVHGQDIRPRAQECRSGDQLLPVGVLVTPAVLGLAAAAGYDTLATVPRPRVEVLVLGDELLTEGLPQEGLIRDALGPMLPPWLRALGAEVVAVRRLGDDAKVLHKAITGSDADLIVTTGGTAAGPVDHVHPTLNRIGAELLVDGVKVRPGHPMLLARTKENQHLVGLPGNPLAAVSGLLTLAEPLLRTLAARTAPEPYTLPLQDAVHGHPHDTRLVPVVLRADRAVPLHYNGPAMLRGIAASDALVVVPPGGARAGQELELLDLPWATAGIDVCFT
- a CDS encoding TrkA family potassium uptake protein translates to MKLPGHDAIARQADEHLVTHRVKLPRKVVERPIRQVLKRVAMALLVLVATALIVWADSDGYNDNSDGTVDPLDAFYYATVTLSTTGYGDITPVSDAARLTNIFVITPLRVLFLIILVGTTLEVLTERTREEWRLNRWRAALRDHTVVVGFGTKGRSAIETVCATGLKKEQVVVVDPSSKVVDAATAEGYAGVVGDATRSDVLVRAEVRRARQIIIATQRDDTAVLVTLTARQLNRAAKIVAAVREEENAPLLKQSGADAVITSASAAGRLLGLSVLSPAAGMVMEDLIQQGSGLDIVERPVIKAEVGKGVRETDDLVVSVVRGHRVLGYDDPAVGTIQLTDRLITIVRATPGTQVAPHMRPLPQD
- a CDS encoding NTP transferase domain-containing protein; amino-acid sequence: MTAYESPGPPESPGTPEPSGSPEPPGTPGADVPYDAVVLAGGAARRLGGADKPGVRVGGRALLDRVLAACADAVTTVVVAGPRATARPVEWAREDPPGGGPLAALDAGLRHTGAEYVVVLSADLPFLDEGTVRRLLGALQTSDAPAKPEGVVLTDRDGRDQPLVAAYRVEALRRELAVLAAAHGGLTGLPLRRLIAALDLTRISDPVASFDCDTWDDIAAARARIREHGHVLDEWISAVKDELGLDLDVDTGVLLDLARDAAHGVARPAAPLTTFLVGYAAARAGGGPEAVAEAARKAAALALRWADEDAPDAKPDAGSAPQAEPDAG